The proteins below come from a single Melospiza georgiana isolate bMelGeo1 chromosome 4, bMelGeo1.pri, whole genome shotgun sequence genomic window:
- the ATP2B1 gene encoding plasma membrane calcium-transporting ATPase 1 isoform X2, giving the protein MGDMANNSVAYSSVKNAVKESNHGDFGVTLAELRSLMELRAADALHKIQECYGDVHGICTKLKTSPNEGLSGNPADIERREAVFGKNFIPPKKPKTFLQLVWEALQDVTLIILEIAAVVSLGLSFYQPPGGNESLCGSVNVGEEEEESEAGWIEGAAILLSVVCVVLVTAFNDWSKEKQFRGLQSRIEQEQKFTVIRGGQVIQIPVADIIVGDIAQVKYGDLLPADGVLIQGNDLKIDESSLTGESDHVKKSLDRDPMLLSGTHVMEGSGRMVVTAVGVNSQTGIIFTLLGAGGDEEEKEKEKEKKEKKSKKQDGAVENRNKAKAQDGAAMEMQPLKSEDGGDGDEKDKKKANLPKKEKSVLQGKLTKLAVQIGKAGLLMSAITVIILVLYFVIDTFWVQKRPWLAECTPIYIQYFVKFFIIGVTVLVVAVPEGLPLAVTISLAYSVKKMMKDNNLVRHLDACETMGNATAICSDKTGTLTMNRMTVVQAYINEKHYKKIPEPEAIPEKTMAYLVTGISVNCAYTSKILPPEKEGGLPRHVGNKTECALLGLLLDLKRDYQDVRNEIPEEDLYKVYTFNSVRKSMSTVLKNSDGSFRIFSKGASEIVLKKCFKILSANGEPKVFRPRDRDDIVKTVIEPMASEGLRTICLAFRDFPAGEPEPEWDNENDIVTGLTCIAVVGIEDPVRPEVPDAIKKCQRAGITVRMVTGDNINTARAIALKCGILNPGEDFLCLEGKDFNRRIRNEKGEIEQERIDKIWPKLRVLARSSPTDKHTLVKGIIDSTVFDQRQVVAVTGDGTNDGPALKKADVGFAMGIAGTDVAKEASDIILTDDNFTSIVKAVMWGRNVYDSISKFLQFQLTVNVVAVIVAFTGACITQDSPLKAVQMLWVNLIMDTLASLALATEPPTEALLLRKPYGRNKPLISRTMMKNILGHAFYQLVVVFTLLFAGEKIFDIDSGRNAPLHAPPSEHYTIVFNTFVMMQLFNEINARKIHGERNVFEGIFNNAIFCSIVLGTFVVQIIIVQFGGKPFSCSELSIEQWLWSIFLGMGTLLWGQLISTIPTSRLKFLKEAGHGTQKEEIPEEELAEDVEEIDHAERELRRGQILWFRGLNRIQTQMDVVNAFQSGSTIQGALRRQPSIASQHHDVTNISTPTHVVFSSTTASTTVGSEW; this is encoded by the exons ATGGGTGACATGGCAAACAACTCGGTTGCATATAGCAGCGtaaaaaatgctgtaaaagaATCTAATCATGGAGATTTTGGAGTTACTCTTGCAGAGCTCCGTTCTCTTATGGAACTTCGAGCTGCAGATGCACTGCATAAAATACAGGAATGCTATGGTGATGTACATGGCATCTGTACAAAGTTGAAAACTTCACCAAATGAAG GTTTAAGTGGAAATCCAGCAGATATAGAAAGGAGAGAAGCAGTTTTTGGGAAGAACTTTATACCTCCTAAAAAGCCAAAAACATTTCTTCAGTTAGTATGGGAAGCACTACAGGACGTTACACTAATTATATTAGAAATTGCAGCCGTAGTATCCTTGGGCCTTTCTTTTTACCAGCCTCCAGGAGGAAATGAATCAT TATGTGGATCAGTAAATGTTggtgaagaagaggaggaatctGAAGCAGGTTGGATTGAAGGAGCAGCAATCCTCCTATCTGTAGTTTGTGTGGTATTAGTAACAGCTTTCAATGACTGGAGTAAAGAGAAACAATTTCGGGGATTGCAGAGCCGTATTGAACAAGAACAGAAATTCACAGTCATCAGAGGTGGCCAAGTCATCCAAATACCAGTAGCTGACATAATTGTTGGAGATATTGCACAAGTGAAATATg GTGACCTTTTACCGGCTGATGGTGTACTCATCCAAGGAAATGACCTCAAAATTGACGAAAGCTCGCTGACTGGGGAATCTGATCATGTTAAGAAATCTCTGGACAGAGATCCTATGCTGCTGTCAG GTACACATGTGATGGAAGGCTCTGGAAGAATGGTGGTTACTGCTGTAGGTGTGAACTCTCAGACTGGAATCATCTTTACTTTACTTGGGGCTGGAGGAGatgaagaggagaaggagaaggaaaaagaaaagaaggaaaagaaaa GTAAAAAGCAAGATGGAGCTGTTGAAAACCGTAACAAAG CTAAAGCTCAGGATGGTGCAGCCATGGAAATGCAGCCACTGAAAAGTGAGGATGGTGGAGATGGAGATGAGAAAGACAAGAAGAAAGCAAACTTGCCAAAGAAGGAGAAGTCAGTTCTCCAAGGCAAACTCACAAAGCTTGCAGTTCAGATTGGCAAAGCAG GTTTGTTGATGTCTGCAATCACAGTCATTATCCTTGTGTTATATTTTGTAATTGATACCTTCTGGGTTCAGAAGAGACCTTGGCTTGCTGAATGTACCCCAATTTATATTCAATATTTTGTGAAGTTCTTCATTATTGGAGTTACAGTCTTGGTGGTGGCAGTACCAGAAGGTCTTCCACTTGCAGTCACTATATCTCTGGCTTACTCTGTTAAG AAAATGATGAAAGATAATAACTTGGTGAGACATCTGGATGCATGTGAAACTATGGGCAATGCCACAGCCATTTGCTCAGATAAAACGGGAACATTGACTATGAACAGAATGACAGTGGTCCAAGCCTACATCAATGAAAAACATTATAAAAAAATTCCAGAACCGGAAGCTATTCCAGAGAAAACTATGGCTTATCTTGTGACAGGAATTTCTGTTAATTGTGCTTATACTTCCAAAATACTG CCTCCTGAAAAGGAAGGTGGCCTACCACGTCATGttggaaataaaactgaatGTGCCTTGCTGGGATTGCTCTTGGATTTAAAACGTGATTATCAGGATGTAAGAAATGAGATACCAGAAGAGGATTTGTACAAAGTGTATACCTTCAATTCTGTTAGAAAATCGATGAGTACCGTGTTGAAAAACTCTGATGGCAGTTTCCGGATATTCAGTAAAGGTGCCTCTGAGATAGTTCTTAAAAA GTGCTTCAAAATACTGAGTGCTAATGGAGAACCAAAGGTATTTAGACCTAGGGACCGCGATGACATTGTGAAAACTGTAATTGAGCCCATGGCCTCTGAAGGTCTCAGAACCATCTGCCTGGCATTCAGAGACTTCCCAGCAGGGGAGCCTGAGCCAGAGTGGGACAATGAAAATGATATCGTTACTGGTCTGACATGCATTGCTGTGGTTGGGATTGAAGATCCTGTGAGACCTGAG GTACCTGATGCAATAAAAAAGTGTCAACGTGCAGGCATAACTGTACGTATGGTCACTGGTGATAACATCAACACTGCTCGTGCTATTGCACTGAAATGTGGTATTCTGAATCCTGGCGAAGACTTCCTGTGTTTAGAGGGCAAAGACTTTAACAGGAGAATACGCAATGAAAAAGGAGAG ATTGAGCAAGAGCGAATAGATAAAATTTGGCCAAAACTTCGTGTTCTTGCAAGATCTTCTCCCACTGACAAACACACTCTAGTAAAAG GTATAATTGACAGCACTGTCTTTGACCAGAGGCAAGTTGTAGCAGTAACTGGTGATGGTACCAATGATGGTCCAGCTTTGAAGAAGGCAGATGTTGGATTTGCTAtg ggtATTGCTGGAACAGACGTAGCTAAAGAAGCTTCTGATATTATCCTTACAGACGACAACTTCACCAGTATTGTTAAAGCAGTTATGTGGGGACGAAATGTCTATGACAGCATCTCCAAATTTCTTCAGTTCCAACTTACTGTCAATGTAGTAGCAGTAATTGTTGCTTTCACAGGAGCATGCATAACACAA GATTCTCCACTTAAAGCCGTGCAGATGCTGTGGGTAAATCTCATAATGGACACATTAGCTTCTCTTGCCCTGGCAACAGAGCCACCCACTGAAGCTCTTCTGCTGCGGAAGCCTTATGGTAGAAACAAACCTTTGATTTCTCGTACAATGATGAAGAACATTTTGGGTCATGCATTCTACCAACTTGTAGTGGTCTTCACACTCCTGTTTGCTG GTGAGAAAATTTTTGACATCGATAGTGGAAGAAATGCACCTCTGCATGCTCCTCCTTCAGAGCATTATACTATAGTATTTAATACATTTGTGATGATGCagctttttaatgaaattaatgcCCGAAAGATTCACGgtgaaagaaatgtttttgaagGAATCTTTAACAACGCTATCTTCTGTTCCATCGTGCTGGGGACGTTTGTTGTGCAG ATAATTATTGTGCAGTTTGGTGGAAAGCCTTTCAGTTGCTCAGAACTCTCAATTGAACAGTGGCTGTGGTCCATTTTCCTGGGCATGGGCACACTACTTTGGGGCCAG